GTAGAGACAATGTTCTTTCCAAAGAGTATCGGATTGTCACTTCATGGAAATGATCTTATTATTTCGAAAGCATCTCAAAAATTCTTAAAATCCACATCTCAAAGTATAGTGGTTGATGACTTTCTTATAAAGGATTCTCTGGATCTCAAATTAATAATGGATGCACACGGCTTTCAGACAATGAATACTGTCTTGTCATGGCCCAGAGAGAGGGCTATAGTAAGGGAGATTGAGTTGCCGGGATCAAATATTAAGGAACTGAGAGAATCTATTTCCTACCAGCTGGACAGTTTTGTTCTATTCCCCGAAGAAGAAGTATACTACGACATCCATCCTTCTCATTCCGATGAATATGGTGAAAAGGTATTTATATTTGCCGTAAAAAAGGAAGAGTTGGATGGCGTTATTGTAAAACTGGAGGCATCAAATCTTAAACCAGATCGGGTGATCATCTCTCCGCTCTCTTATATTCCACTAGTTAACAATGATAAAGTTGCTGTCATTGAAAAATGCGAAGACAGATACACTTTCAATTTATATGTAGATAAATCACTTGTGAGTACTTCACTGGTTAGGAATAAAAACTTATTAAAGACTAAAATTATTGAGAACAAACCGGATGAATTAAAATTTTTGGAGTGTGGGCAGGAGGAAACAATTGAT
Above is a genomic segment from Candidatus Scalindua japonica containing:
- a CDS encoding PilN domain-containing protein yields the protein MFFPKSIGLSLHGNDLIISKASQKFLKSTSQSIVVDDFLIKDSLDLKLIMDAHGFQTMNTVLSWPRERAIVREIELPGSNIKELRESISYQLDSFVLFPEEEVYYDIHPSHSDEYGEKVFIFAVKKEELDGVIVKLEASNLKPDRVIISPLSYIPLVNNDKVAVIEKCEDRYTFNLYVDKSLVSTSLVRNKNLLKTKIIENKPDELKFLECGQEETIDVQSEDDANIEYWDSNKQSLGVALNGLTEILGRFNVLKVKTKVRIKAFAIMGILSILVLAFIFILPGIFRDKKVQSLQAIDAKLKKLRPRVMVSNRLREEIDSISEINDKINEVVQKNSRRIDVVAELTKALPNDTWVRNLLIKKDGFEIEGIGLSGSKVLTLLEYSPRFDSVSFTSSVVKDKSGKEKFKIKGGIK